ATTGTGTACGACATCAAGCGCGATGCAAATGCAAATGTTGTTTTAAACAATTTGTTTAAATACACAGCGCTACAAACTTCATTTTCAGTAAACAACATTGCTTTAGTTAAAGGAAGGCCAATGCTGTTGAATCTGAAAGACATGATTCACGAGTTTGTGGAGCATAGACATGAGGTAATCGTTAGACGTACACGCTATGAGCTGGCGGAAGCTGAAAAACGTGCTCATATTCTAGAGGGGTATTTAATTGCCTTGGATCATTTGGATGAAGTCATCAAATTGATCCGTAATTCGGATACTCCGGAAGATGCACGCCTTGGATTAATGGAGAAATTTGGCCTATCCGATCTTCAGGCTCGCGCAATCCTTGATATGACTTTACGTCGTCTAACAGGACTAGAACGTGATAAGATTAAAGAGGAATATGCTGAATTGATGAAAACAATTGACTATTTAAAATCGATATTGGAAGACGAGGGACTTCGTATGAAAATTATCAAAGATGAGTTAATTGAAATCAAAGAAAAATACGGTGACGAACGTAGATCCCAGATTGTACACTCTGCTGAAGATATGCGTATGGAAGATTTTATTGATGATGAAGAAATCGTTATCACAATCTCCCATAATAGTTACGTAAAACGTACACCATTATCCGAATATAAACGTCAGGGTCGCGGTGGCCGCGGATCAATTGGCACAAATACACGCGAAGAAGATTTTACCGAACATATCATTACAGCCTCGGCACATAATTATATGCTGCTATTTACAGAGGCAGGTCGCTGTTTCTGGTTGCGTGCATTTGAGATTCCTGAAGGAAGCCGTACTTCTAGAGGTCGAGCACTTCAAAATATCATCAACGTTCCAAAAGAAGAGAAAATAAAGGCTTTCATCCTGGTGAAGAACCTGAAAGACCAAGATTATTTGGAAAACAACTTCATTATTATGTGTACCAAAAAAGGTACGATTAAGAAGACGTCTTTGGAGGCCTATTCTCGTCCAAGAGCAAATGGTATCAATGCGATCAATATCAATGAAGGCGATCAATTGATTGAGGCTTGTTTGACTACTGGAAGCAGCGAAATTGTCATGGCACTCCGTTCTGGTCGCGCAATTCGTTTCAATGAATCTACGGTTCGTCCAATGGGCAGAACGGCAACAGGTGTACGTGGTATTACCTTGGCAGCGGAAAGCGATGAGGTGATTGGCATGATTAGTGTGAATGATTCGGAAACTACCGTGTTGGTCGTTTCTGAAAAAGGATACGGAAAACGTACAGATATCGAGGATTATCGCGTAACGAATCGTGGTGGTAAAGGTGTGAAAACAATTAATGTCACCGATAAGACAGGCGAACTCGTTGCAATTAAAGGCGTTACAGATAACGAAGATTTAATGATCATCAACAAATCTGGTATTGTTATCCGCATTGCTGTAGAAGAATTAAGAGTAATGGGACGTGCAACACAAGGTGTAAGGCTCATTAATTTGAAAGATAACGATGAGATCGCGTCTATTACGAAAGTCGATCGTGAAGAAGAGTCTGAAGAAGAGTCTGAACTGACCGAAGAGTCAACAGAAAATGGCGATTCGACTTCTGAAGAAAACACGGACTTAAACGAAGAATAAATAGTCTAATGAAAAACTTACTGATATCATTGTTAATATCTGCAAGTAGTTTAACTGTTGTTGCCCAATCCAATTTGAAAGAGGGCAGCAACAGTTTTGCTTTATATACCAAAACTGGCGAGTTTAAAAATCTCGAAAATGCGCGAAAGTTTGCAGACGCTGCCTTCCAATCGAAAAAAGATTCAGCTTCTGTCAACAATAACCTTCTGAGAGCCTTGGTATATAGCTCCTTGGCAGTTGCAGATTCGACAAGGAAGCAGTCGTATAAAATGGATCCTATCGACGTATCCATCAAATCACTCAAGCTTCTGGATCAAAAAAAAGCACGTCGAAACTTTCCTGCGGAGATGGATTATATTCGTCAAAATCTTGCTGGAGCGATCTCCTATCAGGGGGCTTTGGCTTTAAAAGATGGCAAATTTGATAAAGCTTATAAAGCTTACCTTCGAATAGATTCACTTGGCTTCAAAAATAATGATCTCAAATATAATCTGGCTGTACTCTCCGGCAAGAATAAAGATTATATGAATTCGATCAAATATTATGACGAACTTATTAAAAGTGAACATCCAAAGCCTAATTACTTTCTTGAATTAGCACAGATTTATTCGCTCGGAGGTACTAAACAGGATGTCTTGAACGTTCTTGAAAAAGGACATGCTATATTTCCTGAAAATAAACAGATACTTTTTAGATTAATTGATGTGTATTCAGCCAATAATTCTTATGACGCTATCTTAAATGTCATTGCTGATGCCATCCGTTTAGAGCCTGAAAATGTCGAACTGAATTATATTGCAGGCTATTCTTACGAAAATGCCAATGATATAAAACGAGCGAAAGAATATTATAATAATGTATTACGATTGGATCCGAATAATTATGAATCTAATCTTGCATTAGGGCTAATCAATCTGGAGACTTTATTAAAGGAACCTTCCAACCAGGATATACAAGAGTTGACCATCGAGTATCTGTTGAAGGCAAATGAGATTAAACCCTATGATGTCAATGCGCTTAAAGCTTTGGCTAAATATTATAAGCTTATTGATGACGCATCACAATTAGACAGAGTGAATTTATTATTGAATCAATTAACAGTTAAATAGATATGAATTTAAAATCTCTATTATTATTAGCAGCAATAGGTACTGTATCTACCTCAGTTTCTTTTGCGCAGACGGGCAATGTTAAAAAGGCAAAATCTGCCCTAGCGAAATTCCAAGAATTGAAAGACGCTGGTACGGTTCAATTGGGTATTCCTAATTTGAAATCGGCGAAAGAAGCTATTGACGCAGCTGTTGTCAATGACAAAACAAAAGATAATGCGGAAGCGTGGACGGTATATGCATTGGTAAATGCAAACCTATCAACAATAGATAAGTCATCTGAATTAGCGAAATTGGCGGAGGACGGAATTGCAAAAGCAAAACAGCTGGATACGGACGGTGCGAATAAAGCGAATATTACTGTTGCAGAGCAAATTCTGGGACAATATAATTTCAATTTGGGAGCAGAAGCATATCAAGCACAAAAATATGCTGAATCGTACAGCTCTTTTACAAAAGCGTTGACTTATCTTCCTGGAGATACATTAGTTACTTATTACAGCGGTGTTGCAGCGCTATCAAATAAGGATTATAAGAATGCTGTGGAACGCTATAAGGAACTCATTCCAAGAAAAGATTTCTCTTCGCATAAAACAATTATGGTCGATCTACCGAAATTGTACCTCTCTATGCAAGATACAACTTCAGCACTTGAATATGCCAAAAAAGCGGCTGAAGCTTATCCAGATGATAATGCGGCGATGACTCAAAACATCGAATTGAATCTGATTACAGGCCACGAAAAAGAAACAATTGATGCTATCACTGCACAATTAGCAAAAGATCCAAACAATAAAAGCTTAAATTATTACTTAGGCATAGCCCAATCTTCAGCGAAAAACGAAGAAGCAGCAGTTGCAGCATACAAAAAAGCATTGGAGATTGATCCTAACTTTTTTGAAGCCAATACAAATTTAGCAATCACGTTGATGAACAAAACACGTGAAAAATTAAATGTTGTTAATAATAACAGAAAATTGACGCAAGCGCAATATGATGCAGAATTAAATAAAATTAAAGCTGAATTAAAGCCAGTGCTTCCTTACTTAGAGAAAGCAGTTTCTTTGCAACCAAAAAATGTAGATGCTTTAACGAACTTAAAGAACTACTATATTTTTATGCAAGACGAAGCTAAAACGGCCGAGATCAATGCTAAGATCAAAGAAGTGGAGTAAAAAATAAACTTCCATAAAAAAGCCCGCATCTGATGACGCGGGCTTTTTTATGGAAGTTTTTTAGGGTTAAGCTAAAATCGCAATTAACTCAATCTGAAATATCAACGTACATTCTCCTCCTTTTCGAGGTAACAACTCTTCCTTTCCATAAGCCAGTTTTGGTGGAAGGCACACCTCCCAGATTGATCCAACCGGCATCATTGAAATCGCTTCTTGCCAACCCACAATGAGTTCATTAATATAAAACGTTTCGGGGCGCTTCCGCTTATACGAACTATCGAATACAGTTCCGTCTAGAAGCTCGCCTTTATAATGGCAGATAACTTTAGCCGACTTCTTGGGAATTTGCCCCGCCCCCTTTGTTAATACCTTATAATGCAAACCCGATGCGCATACGACTACTCCTTCTTGCTGGGCATACTTTTCCAAAAATGCCTTTCCAGCTTCCAGATTCTTTTCCGCAAGCGCTGCTGAACTTAACTTATTTTTCTTTCTCTGAACCAAAACTCAATGGATTAAAATTCAATATTGCTAATTATTTATGTTAGCCTCAAAAATAACAGCTTTTTCTCCTTTTAACGAAAAAAGACCAAGTTTTTGTTCGATAGAATATCTTATGAAAGGAGCTTTGCATCCAAGGTTTTTTCGAAACTGAATGCCTTACTCACCGGACAGTTTTCCTTCGCTTTATGCGCTATTGTTTGAAACTCAGTTTCGCTTATCGTTGGCACCTTTCCTTGCAGTTCAAGTTCAGATCGCACAATTGAACCATTCTCGAACACGATTGTAGAAACTGTTGTTAGTTCTTCCGGAACAAAACCGGCCTCAGAAAGAAAAGCACTCAATTGCATGGTGAAACATCCTGCATGTGCTGCTGCCAATAATTCTTCGGGATTTGTCCCCACACCATTTTCAAACCGTGTCGAAAATGAATATTGCGTATGATCCAACGCTGTACTGTCTGTAGTCAGGCTACCTTTTCCTTCTTTCAGATTGCCGTTCCATTGGGCTGTTGCTTTTCTTCTCATGTTTTCTATGCTAATTATTTAATTTTTCTAACGTTAATTTCTCCTGTCGCGATTCTAGCCTTTCAGGTATCTTTTATAGAACAAATAGCCGATCAAAAAGTTGTACACTATTGAATAATTGATGTCGCATTTTGAACGGCGCTTACGTTAACAATTGTATTAAAACTAAACTCATGAATAAATTATTGTACCTTTTTATCCTTGTAATCGCCTTTAATTCATGTAAAACTCGTCAAGTCAAAGAACAGGCTTTGATACAGGACTGTCCTGAAGAGAAGATTGTCAATAAAATACCTGGTCCCCCAGTAAAGGGCGAATCTGAAAAAGTTTACTATATCTATCAAGGCAAAAGAATTTCACCAAAACAATTTGACCAAGAATGGCTCGAGAAAAATTGTGATATTAAAGAGACAGTTGTTTATTGATTTTATTTCTTAAAACAAGCATAAAGACGTAATTTCGCCTAAAATTTTTATAATGACAATTTCTCTTCGGGAGGTCAATCAAAAGATTTTAGGCTACGTCTCTTTAACTTTCCTTGGTTACCTCACAATCGGCCTATCGCTTGCTACCCTCCCCATCTTTATTCATCAAACTTTAGGATTTAATACTATTATTGCGGGACTCGTTATTAGCGTTCAATATATCGCTACTTTCCTACTACGCGGTTATGCAGGAAAAATTGTGGACACCAAGGGCCCCAAGATTTCCGTTCTGCGCAGCATGTTATTTTTTGCATTATCCGGACTCCTTTTATTGCTTGTTTTTCTATTCCGGTCTCAGCCTCTGCTCAGTTTGGGTCTCCTACTTATTACCCGCTTGTTTACTGGAATTGGAGAGGGTCTAGTGGGTGCGAGCCCTATAAATTGGGCATTAATGGAGCTCGGCGACGAACATGCCGCAAAAGCGATCTCTTTCAACGGAATAGCCAGCTATGGTGCATTGGCTATTGGTGCGCCCTTGGGTGTGTTGCTGGTGGATCATATCAATTATGAAGCTTTGGCTCTATTGACCAGTGCTATTGGTCTGCTCGGCTATTTTTATTGCCGCGCAAAAACACCCTATCAAGTGGCGGGTAAAAAGGCTGAAAAAGTGAGTTTTAAACGCGTATTGCTTTTAGTAGCTCCCTTTGGAATTTGTCTTGCTTTAGGTGGTCTGGGGTTTGGCAGCATCTCCACTTTTATGACGCTTTACTATGAACATTTCAATTGGGAAAATGGGGCAGCGTGCTTAACTTTATTTGGCGTATTTTTTATTTTAACACGGCTAATTTTCAATAAGGTCATTGACCAATATGGTGGGCTCAAGGTTGCCTTAGTTAGTCTTTTCGTTGAAACAGTAGGCCTCACGGTTATCGCCGTGGCAATTGATCCCTTATGGACCCTATTGGGCGCTGCGTTAACGGGTTTTGGCTTCTCACTGGTATTTCCTGCGCTTGGTGTCGAAGCCATTAAACGGGTAGACCAAAGTCAACAAGGCTCTGCTCTGGCTGCTTATGGGCTATTTATTGATATTTCACTTGGCATCACAGGTCCATTAATTGGCTTTGTGGCCAATAATAGGGGGATGACAGCGATATACCCATTTAGTACCATGATGGTCTGCATTGGTTTTGCCGTTGTTGGAAACCTACTCTATCAAAAACAGCGGGAGCTGACACCATAGTCTCCACTAAACATCCGTACATCGTATCAAAGATATACCTACAAAAAGAGCGGTGAATGTTTAAACATTCACCGCTCTTTTTGTAGGTATATTCGTTAAAGTTAACCTTCAATACTAGGTACGCCAACAACTTCATTGGTATCAGCATTGTAATCGATACCCTCAAAATTGAAACCGAACAAATTGAAAAACTCGTTACGATAACCCTCAATATCTGAAATTTCGGCTAAATTTTCAGTTGTTGCTTTCTCCCACAATGCTGCAACTTCAGCCTGAACATCTTCACGCATTTCTAAGTCATCAACACGGATACGACCTTTCTCATCAAGCAATACTTTACCGTCAGCAGTATAAAGTCGCTCAGCAAACAAACGTTGCATTTGCTCTATTGTACCTTCGTGAATTCCTTTTTCCTTCATGACTTTATACAATAAAGAAATGTATAAAGGAACAACAGGAATAGCTGAGCTTGATTGCGTAACCAGAGCTTTATTTACCGATACATAGGATACACCATTAATATCGCTCAAAATCGCATTTATGGCAGGCACTGTGCCTTCTAAATCATCCTTCGCACGACCAATCGTACCATTACGGTAAATTGGATAAGTAAGTTCAGGACCTATGTAAGAATAGGCAACTGTTTTCGCTCCATCAGCTAACACACCAGCAGCCTTAAGATCTTCGATCCAAAACTTCCAGTCTTCTCCACCCATAACAGCTACAGTATTCGCAATATCTTCTTCATTTTCAACAGGCTGAATGGTAATATCTGAAATTACACCCGTATGGAAATCTACCGTTTTGTTGGTAAATGGTTCTTGTATCGGTTTCAAAACAGAAGCATGTGCTACGCCTGTTTTTGGATGCGTACGGCGTGGTGATGCCAAACTGTAAACCACTAAATCAACCTGTCCCAGATCCTTTTTAATAAGTTCAATAGTTTGTTTTTTCACTTCGTCCGAAAAAGCGTCACCATTGATACTTTTGGCATATAATCCCGCCTCATGGGCTTCTTTCTCAAAAGCTGCGGAATTGTACCATCCAGCAGTCCCGGGCTTGCCTTCTGCCGCAGGTTTTTCAAAAAATACACCGATTGTAGCAGCTCCAGAACCAAATGCTGCAGAAATCCGAGATGCAATACCAAATCCAGTAGAAGCACCGATTACCAATACTTTCTTTGGACCATTCGCGATCTCACCTTTGGATTTCACGTATTCAATTTGATTTTTAATGTTTTGCGCAGCCCCTTGTGGATGCGAGGTTAAACAAATAAAACCTCTAGTTCTTGGTTGTATAATCATCTTGATTAATTTTCTTACTACTTGTTTTATTGATTAGGCAAAATAAGGAATTTTAAATGAGAAAATCGCGATAAAAATCAATTAGTTTTTGTTTCATTTTCATTTAAACGGACATTTGCTTACTTTCACAAAGTTAAGTATACATCGCATTCCACTTATTTATGCCAATCCAATTTACAATAAAAAAGAATAAAAAAAATGCACTTTTTTTAGGAACGCTAGCCGCCTTATTTTTTGCCAGTACCTTCGTTCTAAACCGCATTATGGCCGTGTCCGGTGGAAGCTGGCAATGGACAGCCTCCTTACGGTTTATTTGGATGCTCCCAGTCTTACTTATCATTGTTGCCATAAGAGGAAACCTCATCGATTTACTTAAAGAAATCAGATCCAACCTTTGGCAATGGCTTCTTTGGAGTACCATCGGATTCGGACTGTTCTATGCGACGCTTACCTATGGCGCAAATTATGGCCCATCTTGGCTCGTAGCCAGCACTTTCGAATTCACCATTATAGCCGGCATGTTTATTGGTCCGCTGCTCGAAAAGAAAGGTCAGCGAAAAAGCATATCAAAAGCTTCACTCCTCTTCTCCATTCTAATTTTTTTAGGTATTCTTTTGATGCAAATTTCAGAAGCCCAGTCAACCTCCTTAAACAGCATGTTATTGGGAACCATCCCTGTATTGATCGGTGCCATTGCCTATCCCTTAGGTAACCGTAAAATGATGAAAATATCAAATAATAGGTTAGATGCTTTTCAACGCACGCTCGGGATGACGCTCTGTAGTATGCCATTTTGGATTATCCTGAGTCTATTTGGCTATTCTGATCATGGTTTACCAACTGATAGCCAGCTCTTCCAAACCTTTTTAGTGGCCATTTGTTCGGGGGTGATTGCAACACTTTTATTTTTCTCAGCTACTGATTTCGTTCATCACGATCATAAAGCCTTAGCAGCTGTAGAGGCAACACAGGCCATGGAAGTTATTTTTACGCTGCTAGGCGAAATTCTCATCTTGCAGGCGGCACTTCCAAATGTATATTCCTGTATGGGTATTGTATTGGTGGTCATTGGCATGATACTCCATAGTCGCACAAGTTAATAATGCCCTACCTTTCATCTGCTTGTAATGTTCTGCTTATTTTACTCAGGTTTAAGCTGTTGGCCATTGCCGAGAAAATATCATAATAGGTTCCTTTATGTGCGTATAGATCTTCATGTTGTCCTTTCTCCACCACCATCCCCTTTTCCATGACCACAATAGCATTGGAATCGATGATCTGGGAGATACTGTGGGAAACGATAATTACTGTACGGTCTTTCTTTATGGCATCCAAACTATTTTTAATCTGTTCGGTCGCAATGGCGTCCAAATTAGCCGTAGGCTCGTCGAGAAAAATAATCGGTGGATTTTTTAAAAACAAACGAGCTATAGCGATCCGCTGCTGCTGCCCCCCTGACAGCGATTGCGCATCTGAATCGTAACCTTTGGGCAAATCCATAATCTGCTCATGGATATAGGCCTTTTTGGCCGCTTCAATGATCTCTTCCCTGGAACTTCCCATTTTACCATATTCAATATTTTCAAAGATAGTTCCTTTAAAAATATGATTCCGTTGCAATACCATACCGATATGTCGACGGAGAAACGCTGTATCGTATTTTGCCAAGTCTACCCCGTCCAAAAAAATTTGCCCACTGGTGGGTTCATAAAATTTATCCAATAAGTTGATAATCGTACTTTTCCCGGCTCCACTCAGCCCCACTAATGCCGTAATTTCATTTGGCTTGATCTCAAAATTCACATCCTTTAAAGCAACCGTCCCATTCGGATATTCAAAAAATACATTCCGTAGCGCCAAATGTCCTTTTATCTGTGCCGGCTTATAATCTCCCTTTGATTCTATATACTCGTCAGATTCCAAAATTTCAAAGAAAGATTCCGAATAGACCAGGGCATCGTTTACCTCATCATAAATCCGGTGCAGCTGACGAATCGGCGCCGAAACGTTATTAAATAACATAATATGAAACATAATCGCACCAATGGTAATTTGGCCGGAGAGAACAAGATAGGCCGTTAAAACAATAATTATCACAACGGCAATCTGTTCTACGAAATTTTTAATGCTATCGTAAAAAAAACTTGTTTTTCGAGTTTCCATTTGATTCTCAGTCATTTCATATTGAATCTTTTCATGACGTTTCGCTTCTTCTGGCTCTCGAACGAAAGATTTAATTACCAAAATTGAATCGATCAAACTAATGATCCGATTATTTTTCGACTCCCGGTATTTGCGCATCTGCCTCCTAAAGCCCGTCAATCTGGAGGCTTGGGTCTGACTAATATAAAGATACAAGGGAATAACAGCCAATCCCACTAGACCTACGTATACATTAGCGTAGAACATACAGATTAATGCAATGATTGCATTGGCAAACAAAGGCAGAATATCAATAAAGAAATTTTGGACCAGACGTGTCAACGAACTAATCCCGGCATCTATCCGGGTAGCCAATTTCCCACTTTCATTGTCGGTTGAGGTATAGAAGGCTAACTTATAGGTTAAAATACGGTTTACAATGGATTGAGAAAAGTCACGTGCGATATAAATGCGAAGTTTCTCCCCGTAAAATTTCTGACCAAATTGCACAAAAGCGTAGACAATTTCTTTAATTAGTAAAATAATACTGATTATACCAACAAGATACATGCCTTTCGATAAAGGCTCCTTGGCGACCATCAGCCCATTAATTTGATCGACGGTATAACGTAAAATAAATGCGTTTATTTGCGCTGCGAAAGACCCCACTACCGTTAATAGCAACGTATAAATAATCAGCTGACGATAAGGTTTGGCAAAGGGAACAATTTTCTTAAATAATTGTGGGATAGTCATTGAAATCGATTTTAATACACAGAAAACAATTAAGTTACGGACATTGTTTAACTGAAAGCATACAATCATTTTGATCGCAGCGCAGGGCTGACCTAAATTAGGAAGATATCCAAAGCGTGAAGCCAGCTTCTTTGATAATCGAATAACTTAAACGGTACTGTCAGGAATAGGTTTGGAATTACATAAAACAGGGCTATCCAAAATAGATAGCCCTGTTTTATGTCAAGTGATAGCCACGCTACATTAACCAAAAATCCGATTTAACACTTTGGCAAGGCGTAAACCACCTTTGAGCATACATTGCTCCATAATATCTTTGTTTTGATAGACATAGGAGTAGGATAAATTGGCATTATTAGCTACGTCAGCGTAAATCTTTTCAGCTAATTGATTTGATTCATACAACCAATTCGAGAGTTCTCCAGCCGCTAACTGCGCATTCTCTTTTTTATTGTTCACATCTAAAACAGTTGCAAACTCGGTGTAACTATACTTCTCATTATCAACCAAATCGCTATCCCATACACGGTGAATATTTGACTTTTTTCCAAACCAGCTTACTTCAATCTTATTGCCTCCTTGATCCTCAGCACGGCTAACGTGCATGGGTTGATGCGCATCGCCCAAAATATGGATCAAGAAATAGAGGTTTTGCTTTTGCTGATCCATTGGAAGAGTTTTATCTGCAAACGACTTCTCAATACGTAGCGCTGTCTTATAAAGATTCTCGTCGGCTGAACTTTCTAAACCCAATTGAAAATCAGCCCAGGGTAAATTCGAGTTTAAATTGATAAAATGGGAATTT
The Sphingobacterium multivorum genome window above contains:
- a CDS encoding S1/P1 nuclease; translated protein: MKKMIKGLLAMAMCFQLSSVFAWGTTGHRVVAEIAERHLTKKAKKNIGKIIGKQKLAYWANWGDFIKSDPNPEFKKLGNSHFINLNSNLPWADFQLGLESSADENLYKTALRIEKSFADKTLPMDQQKQNLYFLIHILGDAHQPMHVSRAEDQGGNKIEVSWFGKKSNIHRVWDSDLVDNEKYSYTEFATVLDVNNKKENAQLAAGELSNWLYESNQLAEKIYADVANNANLSYSYVYQNKDIMEQCMLKGGLRLAKVLNRIFG